One segment of Xanthomonas oryzae pv. oryzae DNA contains the following:
- a CDS encoding protein-glutamate methylesterase/protein-glutamine glutaminase, translating to MTEGFTVSTALNHPSASPTASPNTIKALVVDDSAVVRQVLVNVLNDAADIEVIATAADPLLAIEKMRKQWPDVIVLDVEMPRMDGITFLRKIMSERPTPVVICSTLTEKGARVTMDALAAGAVAVVTKPRLGLKQFLTESADELVATVRSAARANVKRLAARVTAAPLEAEVKHTADVILPAQSGRALAQTTERIVAIGTSTGGTQALEEVLTALPRVCPGIVIVQHMPEKFTAAFAARLNGLCQIAVKEAANNDRVMPGRALIAPGGKHLLLRRSGAQYFVEVLEGPPVNRHRPSVDVLFRSAARAAGSNALGIIMTGMGDDGAAGLLEMRQAGARTVAQDEQTSIVFGMPKEAIKRGGADRILPLGAMAREIVTQLQ from the coding sequence GTGACCGAAGGATTCACCGTGTCGACAGCGCTCAACCACCCCTCTGCCAGCCCGACCGCCAGCCCCAACACCATCAAGGCCCTGGTGGTCGACGATTCGGCGGTGGTGCGCCAGGTACTGGTGAACGTGCTCAACGACGCGGCCGATATCGAGGTGATCGCCACCGCAGCCGACCCGTTGCTTGCGATCGAGAAGATGCGCAAGCAGTGGCCGGACGTGATCGTGCTGGATGTGGAAATGCCGCGCATGGACGGCATCACCTTTCTGCGCAAGATCATGAGCGAGCGGCCCACGCCGGTGGTGATCTGCTCCACGCTCACCGAAAAAGGCGCCCGCGTCACCATGGATGCACTGGCCGCCGGCGCGGTGGCGGTGGTGACCAAACCCCGCCTGGGTCTGAAGCAATTTCTCACCGAATCTGCCGACGAACTGGTGGCGACCGTGCGCAGCGCAGCGCGCGCCAACGTCAAGCGGCTGGCCGCGCGCGTGACTGCCGCGCCGCTGGAAGCGGAGGTCAAGCACACCGCCGATGTCATCCTGCCGGCACAAAGCGGACGTGCGCTGGCGCAGACCACCGAACGCATTGTCGCCATCGGCACCTCCACCGGCGGCACCCAGGCCCTGGAAGAAGTGCTCACCGCGCTGCCGCGCGTCTGCCCCGGCATCGTGATCGTGCAGCACATGCCGGAAAAATTCACCGCTGCCTTCGCCGCGCGCCTGAACGGTCTTTGCCAGATCGCCGTCAAGGAGGCCGCCAACAACGACCGTGTGATGCCGGGCCGTGCATTGATCGCACCGGGCGGCAAACATCTGCTGCTGCGTCGTAGCGGCGCGCAGTATTTCGTCGAAGTGCTGGAAGGCCCACCGGTCAACCGGCATCGGCCCTCGGTCGATGTGCTGTTCCGCTCGGCCGCGCGCGCGGCCGGCAGCAATGCGCTAGGCATCATCATGACCGGCATGGGCGACGATGGCGCCGCCGGCCTGCTGGAAATGCGCCAGGCCGGCGCACGCACGGTGGCGCAGGACGAACAGACCAGCATCGTGTTCGGCATGCCCAAGGAAGCGATCAAGCGCGGCGGCGCAGACCGTATCCTGCCGCTGGGCGCGATGGCGCGCGAGATCGTGACGCAGCTGCAATAA